A region of the Sarcophilus harrisii chromosome 3, mSarHar1.11, whole genome shotgun sequence genome:
CCTGACTGACAGGGCCCTATGAAAAAACATTTAACTGGTGGCAAAATTTCACCTTCAAGACCACACTCCGGCCAAATATTCCCAGGGCATATGTCAGCTGTGTCATGCCTGGGGATCTAGAGCTAGACAAGAAAGGCAGGACCCACATCTCACTTGcactgatgagaaaactaaagtccAAAGTCCTACATGGAGTAGAATGACTGGGCAAAGCTAGGATATGAACCTCCaggattattttttcctttttccagttttttctaacTTCTCAagggttttttgccttttttgtatccccagtgtttaccagagtacctggcatacagtaagcatCTAATAAATGCCTGACTCGGAGTAAACCATGAGATTCCTTGGCAGGTTCAACAAGTGGTAACTATTGCTGATCATCCTCTTACTAATTACTTTGAACtcttatagaggaaaaaaagatttaaaggttTTATTTAACTTGATCTAGAGACACCATTTGTAATTCCATAATTTAGAACACACTATGGATTAGATCATGTTCATAGCGTGAGGCTATGAGATGTGTGTTCACCTTTATCATGGAGGAGATCCAGCAAAGAGTCCAAACTGCAAAGGGATCCCCAGGGAGGGGGAGGCGGAGACTCTCAGGGAGTACCTCTTTGTAGCTGGAGCACCAggtcccctctctccttttcccctccctccctctctctctctctctcactctctctctctccccctctctccctgcctctgtctcttcctccctcttccccatccctctctctccctccctctctttccctctctccctttctttcttcctctccctctgtctctctctctctttccttctcttctccatctctctctccctcttctctctacaGGCTAATTTGGGGAAGCAGACTGGATTATTTTTAAACACTGCCTTGTTTTGCCAAGAACTCTTAAGGAAGACCTAGCAACTGTCACTTAAATAAACAAAGCATACCATTGTGTTGAAAGAAGTGTCCAAACAAGCCTTGCTGGCTAACTTATTGACGGTTGGTGGCACCCCGGTGGCCTATATTAAGACTCCGGCTGCAGCCCTTGCCTGGGGGCAGACCTGCAGTCACAACAGTGGTCCCCCAGTGGGGTCAGCAGAGATCAGCAGTGGTTCTAGAGCCCGAGGACCTGGATTGAAACgctcagctctgccacttactgcaGAGAAACCATGGAGAAGTCGTctgtctgagcctcagtttcctcacacaCAGAGCCAGAGCTCCAGGCTGTGATTCCATGAGCCTGCTCCCCCGACGACAATGTGGGGGTGACCCTGCATTCTTAGAGGAGGTGCCAGCAGAGGGCAGACTTTGACAGCTCCTACCCAACTGGAAGGCTGCAGCTTTGTAAGCCCAGAAAGCCACCAacaaggatatgaaaaggcaaatttcagatgaagaatttctagtcattttctagtcatatgagaaggttctccaaatcactatggatcagagaaatgcaaattaacacaactctgaggtaccacctcacacctctcagattggctaagtgacaggaaaagacaatgcagaacgttggaggggatgtgggaaaactgggacactgatacattattggtggagctgtgaatacatccaaccattctggagagcaatctggaattatggccaaaaagctatcaaactgtgcatatccttggacccagcagtgctactactgggcttagatcccaaagagatactaaagaaggaaaaaggacctgtatgtgccaaaatgtttgtggcagccctgtttgtagtggccagaaactggaaagtgagtggatgcccttcaattggacaATGGTGGTAAATTATGGCGTatggatattataaaatattatttctgtaagaaatgaccagcaggaggatttcagaaaggcctggagagacttacacgaactgatgctgagtgaaacgagcaggaccaggagatcattgtacccggcaacagcaagactatacgatgatcaattctgatggacgtggctctcctcaacaatgagatggtccaggccaattccaataatcttggagagagccatctgcacccagagagaggactgtgggaactgagtgtggatcacaacagagcattttcacttgttgtttgtttgcatgttgttttccatctttttttttttttttgctttttgatctgatttttctcgtgcaacaTGCattatggaaatacatatagaagaagtgcacatggttaacatatattggaccacTTGCtgctaggggaggggtgggggaagggaggaaaaaaatgagaacacaaaattttgtaagggggaatgctgaaaattatccatgtgtatattttgaaaataaaaagctttaatttaaaaaaaaaaaaaaaaagactggccaCCAGCTCATGAACTTCTCAGCCCCAACAAGGGCTGAAACTGAGTCCCAAATTGTGCCATGGGATGAATGATCCTGCCTCCTAGGTCTGGGCACTTTGGGGCCATTATCCTGGCAAACACCAAACATCTCAGGGCAGTCCTCCCTGGAACAACCTCATGGGCCCTCTACTTACAAGTGCCAGCTGCTCGGGAGCATCCAAAAAGGACACCGCCTGCATCATGGGGGTCCCTAGCTGGCCCGCAGCATCCTTGTGCTTCCTCTTCGAGGATCCCAGCACAGTAATTGAATACTCCTATGGATCAGCCTGCTGCTGCCGGTGGGCTAATTGATTAAGATCCAGACTCTGGAGAAGGGAGAGCCTGTAGAAGACATCCAGGACACGATGACACAGCTGGGAGACTGGCCACAAAGGGAGAGAGTGTCCCACAAGGCCCTTGACAAGCCTGCGAACCCCATATCAAGGCTAGCCCATGGTACTAAGGAGACATATCTCACTACAGAGCCCCAAGGACTTAGGCAAGCGAGTTCCCTTGTTCTGTGACCGAGGAGGATGACCAGCTCCCTTCCACCCCGGTCCCTGCTCTGagcccccttcctcctcccaagCAGAATTAGCGGCAACATCCTGCGAGTCAGATCATCCAGGCAACCCTGGCTTGTCGAGAACGGAGCCCTGTGCCCATGAGAAGGCACTTGGAGGCTTCCTGTGTGGCCTGGCCCGCTCCTGGACCGTCCTGAGCCTACCGGCCTTCTCCATAAATCACCAGAGGAGATGGAGAGAGCACTCACGTCTGTGGCCCTCCCATTCGCAAACATTTCAGACTTGGCCTTGGTCCCTTGGAGAGGCAAAGCGAGGCAGCTGGCTTCCCTCCTGTTTGCCCCCAAGGTTTGTTTATTCTGCTTCGCTGAAGCCTGAGCTAATGATTTATAGGACCCTCAGATCTCACGCAGAGCCCTTCTGGCTCCTCCCAAGGAGGGACATCCATCTGTCAAGAGCAGGTTTCCACCCTGGGCCTGTAACACAGACGCGCAGGAAGCACAGCCAAGAAAGGATTCCCAGCTCTCCGCTTCTGTCAAGGGCCCCATCAGCCCCCGGGCCCCGAGACTCAAGTCCTCAGaatcattctccctccctcccaaccctCCCACCACACGGCTGAAAGAACCTCCTAAGGGGCCGATATCTCTCCCCTACACAGTCATCAACGTTACAGCCCAAGCGGGATGGGTCCCTTCCCTTCCTGATCGGGACTTCCAGGTCTCCCCACTGCCTCTGGGATGAAATGGAAACTTTCCCAATCTGGGGCCAATCTGGAAGGCCACTGGCACATCCTTTGATGCAGTCACACTGTGCTCTTTGCTTTTCCTTACATGGACAtcccatctccccctccccccccccgcagCTTTACACAGGCTGGGCCCCACTCCTGGAACACCCCTCTTGTTTTCTCTGTTCTTGGACGCCCCCCCCAgctcccttcaaggctcagcttttATCATCTCCAACACGAGACAGGTCCTGATTCTCTCAGTTACTAGTGCCCCCCACCCATTCCTTCCCATTCATCCCTTATTTACTTGTCCATATGTGTATCGTGTCTGTCTCCGCAGCAAGTCAGCAACTTGAAGCACCCTGTTCTTCTCTTATAACTCCAGTAACtggtctggcacatagtaggcacttaggaAAATCATCTTGTCTTATAACTCAGTAActagtctggcacatagtaggcacttaggaAAATCATCTTGTCTTATAACCCCTATGTATAATTAACCtagtacacagtaggcatttaataaaattgtCCTGttttggattgaattgaatagtAGACTACCTGTTAAAAAGACCACATTCCCAAAAAAATCAGAGGACGTCTCCCATGCAAGAAGAATCCTTTCTCTGAGAAGATCACAAAGAGCTAGACCTTATATGTCCTTTTAAGGTTGGCAAGCCTTTGCCCAAGTTATTccatcagagctggaagggaggtGTATTATTGTCTCCATCgtacagagaaagagaatgaactACAGGTGACacgctcagggtcacaaagctgggGATCTGATCTCAGGCTcactgactccaaacccagaaaTCCAGCCTCTGGCCCACCCAGCCATCTGTTCCTCTTGTGGCATTATGGGCGATTGCAGGCGTCCCGAGGTGCTGCCGGCAGCCTGACGAGACCCTTCCCAAAGCTCTAGCACCCCAGACTTCCGTATCCATCCGGGTCCTTCACACCCCCAGGCCCCTGACATCACCTCCATGTCACAGAATCTCGCTCTGGACTTGGGGATGCTTTGTTCGACCCGTCCCAGTTGCCACAGTCTGTGAGTGAGGGCGGCCCTGAGACCTTCATTGTGTCTCCAAGGCTCGGTCTCATGCCAAATGGACGGATTTATAGCCCCTCTAGTCATAGGGGGAGTGTGAGAATCCAGTGCATAGAATGGTGAGCCTGAAAGAATTGGGGCTTGACTGTTAGTGGAGCTGGGGTTTTCCCTCATCTCTTGAGGCTCCAGGCTCCTCATCTGCAGGAGGTTGTAGCCACACTCATACTCTGTACCCCAGAGAGCAGCTGAGGGATGGACGgtggtccagggtcacaaagcgtCCTCGATCCCGGTCTGTGGCCAAGGCTGACCtcttttttcttgcctctccTTCAGGTAGAAGCCGAGGACCAGGTGCTGGCTCTTTTTTGTGGGAGGGAGACCACGGACACAGAGCAGGCCCCTGGCCAGCAGGTGGTCCTGTCCCCTGGCCCCTTCATGGCCCTCACTTTCCGATCAGATTTCTCCAACGAGGAACGCTTCACCGGCTTTGACGCCCATTACATGGCAGTGGGTAAGCCGAGACTCTGTGATTTCTTGCTTTGTCCCCTCCCCTCTTAGAGCCCCGTGTGTTTCCAGAAGCTGGACACCTCTGGATGCCTTaggccccctcccctccctcctccccagctaatctgccccctcccctcctttccccagatGTGGACGAGTGTACGGAGAAGAGCGACGAGGAGCTGGCATGTGATCATTACTGCCACAACTACATCGGGGGCTACTACTGCTCCTGCCGCATCGGCTACATCCTCCACACGGACAACAGGACCTGCAGAGGTAAGGGCGGCCTGGGGCCCCAGAGCCCGGCAGCCCCCCCGAGATTGACCTAACAACACAGCCCAATAGGAGTGGGcaggatggggggaggagggaatgcagtaggtccttaataaatgctctttccaTCTATCTACCATTGGCCATTCCATCCATCACACGCTTCCACTTACTGGACAAGGCTCTCCCGTTCAGAAAATGTTCATGGATGATCCAGGAGCTAAGTGATTGTTAGCACTTGCCCTTCCCCTTTCTAACCCCCGGCCCCCATCGTTGCCAAAGCAGGAGGCGGGGGAGGAGCCCTTCCTCATTTTAGAGGTGAGCCTCCTGACTTGATTGCGGATGAAAAGTCACAGGGAATAGCCATCAAATAAGGGCCTTTCCGATGATTCCAGCCTCGCTTTCCAGACTAATTCATATTATTTCCTCTCACACAAGTTACGGCCCAGATTTAGCCAATTTAATTACTACCATTCTCTACAACCAAAAGCTCCATCTCCTACCTCTGAGCTTTTGCCCAAGCTGTATCCCAGTCCGGCAATaatctccatccttccctccactcccagAATCCCTAGTGGCCTGGAAGTCCCCCCCAGGTGCCATCTCCTCCAAGGatgccttccttcctctccctgtcGAGAGTGCCGGCTCCCCTCTGAGACTACTGGAATTATCACTCACACATCAGGGTGTGCGTCTGAGGAGTCGCTGTTCCCTACGGTCAGGGACTGGTTCAGACTTGTCTTCACATCCCTGAGATCTAGCACAGTGCGGtacataacaggcacttaataattcTTGCTGAGTGTGAGAGGCAGGTCGGAGTAAGCCTGGAACTCCTGGGTTCCCATTTCACCTCTGACACGTGGACTGGGGGGCCCCAGGAAAGACTCTTCACCTTCAGAATGACAAATGGCAGAGAAGGTGCCTCCCTGCGTTGGAGGAGGGATCTTTTCATCCCAGAGTTCTCCACGCCCTAGATTTCATGCTCTCTTTACAGAAAAGAAGCCCCACGAGGGCAAgctctgtttcatttttgtcttcataaccAGTGTCTAACACATTAattaggtgctcaataaatgcctACTCGTTATTCTTTTCACACTTATGAACCCCATGAGGTCAGCATGCATTCATTAAGTCCCTACTGTGTGCATTCCTTTAAGTAGCTCAGTGTAATGGGCAGGAAGGTCCCATTATCGTCCCCATTTGAAAGTAAAGAAGGCAGAGAACCTGGAAGGTAACACGTCCCTCCTGGGTCCCACGGCTGGTAACCATCTGAGGGAATTTGAACCCTAACACTCGCTTCCACAGCTCACCCACAAAGGGGGAGAAGGGTCCCCGGGGGATCCAACGGCCATTGAGTAAAAGAGCCCGTGGCCAGCTTTCTCTAGGACAGACAGAGCCTCCGGTGCCAGCTAGAGACTGAACTTGCCCCTTGGGAAAGCCCAGGAAGCCCCTTGCTGAGCCCTGAGTGACCAAGGAGCCCTGTGGGGCTCAAAAGAAAGAGCAGCGAGCGGGAGGGAGCAGCAAGCGGAGGGAGCTCACCGGCAGGACTCAGGGAGGTTAACCAAGGCAACGGCAGCTTTGCTTATAGCTACAGGATCAAACAAAGCTCTGGCTCCTCAGCTTTCCCTAATTATATCTGCAGCAAGGATGCAGAAGGCCCACTCACACTTGGGTTCTTCTCAAAGGATTTTGGGGTTTTCCCTTCAGTTCAGCAAATATTTTGGGGAGTTTGCTGTTTCTAGGTACTGCACCAAGCCCTAGGGCCCCAAAGGAATAACAGCCGGggtacctgccctcaaggggaTCCCGGGCTCGAGGTCTGCAGTGGGGCAGAGGGCAGAAAGGGCCACCAAAAGTGCCACCAAAAGTCTGGGATCATGTGATGAGCAGCACAAAGTCTGCGTCATGAGTTCAGATGAGAAGGATCTGGGCTGAGATCTAGATAGAACGTGTGGGGGAGGATCTTTTGACTTTTGATTCAGACGCTTGATCTTGGGCATAAAGGGGGTGCGAGGGTCCTTGGCCAAGACAAAGAGCTAAAATTGCTGCCAGACCCCTCCACATTGTCTGGATTTAGGGTCAGAGATCCCAGATCCAAATCCTGGCTTTGACTTGAGCAAATCCATTCATCTCCCTGGttgaatttttctcatttgtagaatgaaggGGGTGAGCAGATGCCCCCCGGGGTCCGGATCTGAGCTCTTTGGTCCATCCCTCAGAACCACACACTTGCTTGAATCCCCTGCAAAGTTCCCCTGATCCCCAGCCAAGCACCAGGGTTACAGACAGAGGCACAAGCCCCTCCCTCAAAGAGCTCTGGTTTCCCGCGAGCGTGGCTGTCCAGCGCATCAGTAGAGATTCCCCTCCGATGCCACCCTGAATCATTCCTGGTGACCCCAGCTCTTTGCCCCACCCCATACCCCCACATCCCCAAGATTCCGAACATGACAGCCCTTTGGACTCAGTAGAGCCCTGCTGGGCTATCAGACACTAAGGAAGCTTCCGGGGGGACCATGGAGCTGGGGGGGGCTATGGGCCTCCTCCTGTGTGACCAGCTCACGTGTTCCAACAGTGGAGTGCAGCGACAACGTCTTCACCCAGAGGACCGGGGTGATCACCAGCGCCGACTTCCCTGGGCCCTACCCCAAGAGCTCCGACTGCCTCTACAGGATCGAGCTGGAGGACGGCTTTGCCATCACGCTCCTGTTTGAGGAGAGCTTTGACGTCGAGGACCACCCCGAGGTGTCCTGCCCCTATGATTACATCAAGGTGAGGATGGTCAGGGGGAGGGGGCAGAACCGTACGCCTGGGGATGGAGGCTGGGGGGGACAGAAGGGGAAGCAGGCTGGACCCGGCTGGTTCCCAGCTTAGCCACTGACAAGGGCTTACCACGTCCCTTCTCTCCCGTCCGCTCAGGGTTTGGGGCCCTGCGATGGATGTCCAGAGGACCTAGTTAAGCCCACTCCGCCCTCCAGATGCCCATGTGGCTCTCATCCCCGCTAGACCCTCGTGGGCCTGTGCTCTGGGATAAAAGGCTCAGATTTAGACCTGCAAGGGACTCTAAAGACCGTCCAATCAGTCAaccaacaaatatctattaaacatGTGCCAGGGAATACAAACAGACACaaaatcagtccctgccctcaaggagcttccacaCTAATGGGGGAATCCAACATGCAAAAAGAAGCTGAGGAGGGGGCAGGTAGGATGGAGAATGCCAAAGAAGTCCAAAAGTCACGTGGCCAGTGATAAATGGGGAAGAGGCCGAGCCCCCTTTTTAAAGAGGACCCTCCATTCTGAGGGTCCAACCGGAGGGGCAGGAGAGTCTGATGAAGTACAAGGACCAAGGCTGATTCTGAGATGAGTTTCCTGAAGAAGGGAAGCATGATTTAGGAGAAATCTAAAAGCAATccaattctcccattttacagatgaggaaatgaaggacaGGAAAGGTGAAGGGACTCCCCCATGGGAACCAATAAGGGACACTGACCAGGACCTTGGTCACAAAGGGATTGGACCTTAATAAAAGATAGCTCATGGGAAGCCATCACCATTCCCGGGGAAATGCCCAGGAGCAGGGCACTGCCCTCATGCCCAGTGGATTGGTGATTGCCACACCATGATCTTCTCAGTCCAGTCACcttagaaaagagaacatttgaGTTCCGGATTCAGTGGCCTTCTGGGACACAATGGGCTCCATTATTTCCCTGAGAAACCCTGTAGTTtaagtatttgtcattttgttctgAAAAATGGAAACTGGCCCAGGACCCATTCTTTGGGCAGGACAGGAAGGGTGTCCGAGAGTTGTGATGTGCACAAGGAGGATGTCAGGGCATGATGGAAGGAGCCGTCTCTAGAATCTGGGACTCCatcctggctctgtcacttacCCCCCATGTGACCATTTATGAGTCTTCTAACCTCCTTACTCCTAACATGTaaaatgatggggggggggggcttctaaGGTCTTAATCTTTGATTCTGTAATGATGGCGACCAGAGCTGGTAGGGAAAGCAGAACCACTTGGCCAAGGAATCCTGGGATATTCGTTAGGAACCCACGTTGAAGAATCATGGGCTTGATCCTCAAGCCTGACTTGAAGCCATGACATCCTCATGCCTTGGGGACTTAGAAAGCAGTGAGCTCTTCAAACTAGCTCTTGCTCAATCTCTTCTGCACAGAAGACACAGCCTCGTGCCCCTTTCCTTCCGTACTCTTGCTCCTACTTCTCTGTCTAGATATTGGTACCCGCTACCCCTACCACCACCACCTTCCTGGAGGTCAGGGATTCAGGATTCCCCAGCCTTGCATCCCTGCACCTACAGCCCTGCTCACAGGTGGGAATGCTGGCCAAAACCGTCCCGTGGAGGAATCCAGATACCAATGCCCCCTTAActtgagagagaaaggaagggctTTGAGCACGGTGTCAGCCCCCCCATAATCctgcccccttttctctctttgtccttGGGCAGATTAAGGCTGGGCAGAAAGAGTTTGGCCCTTACTGTGGAGAGAAATCCCCGGGACGCATCGACACCCAGAGCAACAGTGTCCAGATTTTGTTCCACAGCGACAACTCGGGGGAGAACGGAGGCTGGAGGCTTTCCTACACATCCACAGGTAACAAGGCTCACTGCCCTTACCTTCCCTCTCAGAGACTCAGGAGCAGAGATCCTGGGGAGGGGGCTCAGGACACCTAATCCCGGCTCTGCCCCTTACTGGCTGTTTGGCCTCTCCATAATTCCTTCCAAGGGCTTGcctttctcattattgtcaagGGCACTCCCATTCACCCAGGCACAAGGCTCACAACCTCACCATCTCTCACCCCTCCATAGCCAATTAGTTGCCAGTTCtgatcaattttattttcctcatgcCTCTCCAATctgcccccttctcttctctgacattaCTACCCCCACCCCCGGGAGCAGGACCTCATGCCTGGATTGTTCCAATGCCCTGTTGGGAGGTCTGCCAGCCTTGTGCCTCTCCctgctccaatccatcctccattcagccaccaaaggcATTTTCATAAAGTCAAATCTGACCACATTATCCCCCCAACACTCAGTAAACACCAATGgctccttcccttttccaggATGAAATAAATCCTCTGTTCGACATGTGAATCCCTTCATAAACTGTCTTCtcacctttccattcttcttataccTGAAactgcgcacacacacacacacacacacacacacactttgatGGAGTGTCATGGATGGAGAGCATTCTCTCTGCTGTCCCTGGTACCTGAAATGTTCTCTCTCCACATTTCTGTCTTCAGGATTTCTTCAAATCatgctaaaattccaccttctgctggaaacctttcccaatccctcatAATTCTAGGGCTTTccctctctatttccttttttatctcgtATATGActtctttgtacatagttatttgtacaCATCTCCCACGTTTGACCATGAACTCCTCAAGAGCAGGAATTTCTTTGGTCTCTCTCCAACAATTAACATAATCCCTGGCATATAGTAGCTGCTTAATCAATagttattgactgattgatcttGGGAAAGTTACTCTTCTTTTTGTAATCCAGTTCCCTCCTGTGCAAAATAAGTAAACTAAACTCCACTAACTCTGCGGTCCTTTCTGAGCTCTGATACTCCCTGATTTCACAGAGCTCCACTTTATGAAGTCCTATAGGTAAGGACATGTTTTAATCTGAGAATTTGCCCATCTATTGGCCATCTTAGATCAGAAATCCCAACCCTTGGGATTGGTACGTATTGAGATGCCATGGGACAAAGTGACAGAGAAAACGACTTTATTTCCCAGCTTCCAAAAGCTGGCTTCCTGCTGGCTAGAACCTGGAAAGAACTGCCCATTCCAAGGTAGTCTGAGCCCTCATTCAAATATGCAGCCACTCTGGGAAGAAGAGGGTAGAGAGACATGAGACAGTCTAGCCTTTTCTGCcttgtttccagatttttgtatcaatttgttttaattcaattcagtaattTGTTAAACACTATCTCTGtgtctgatgatgatgatgataactctGTGTCAAATAAGTAAGTTCTAGAAATAccaggacaaaaatgaaaaaaagtatttcttttgaattatgtAAGTCTTCATCAATTCATCAAAAAGTACCTATTATGTAATCACTTTGTGTCAGGTACTCTTCCAGGTGTTGGacgtacaaagataaaaatgaaacagtccctactcTTACAAAGATTGCATTCTGTTGGAGGAAAGTAAATTGTAAATTGAACATTTAATAACAAACATACACAAGGTAAATTCTAAAGGGAAGGCAAAGGTGAAATATAAAAGACTGTTTACCTCCCATATATGTGCcccatctatcttttttttttttttttttttgctgaggcaattgggattaagtgattgcccaggatcccacagctaggaagtattcagtgtctgaggctagatttgaactcgggtcctcttgacttcagggctggtgctctatccactgcaccatctgccTATCTTTATTGACACTAGAGTCAAatatagttttctaatttaaaaaatccccCAGAGATTGTTACAGAACACTTTAAAATATAGTGGGAAAGAGATTCTTGCTATGGTCATCAATGTCATTGGCTAGCTGGACTGGGTCAAGTCAGAGATAGTTTTCATTGGTTATGATGCCAGGGACACTAGCAATTCTCCAGGTGCTGATGGACAGCTCAGACAGACAGAAGATACCATATACAACaagtcccttccttctcttctttcagtcCCTACTACCATAACACAAGACGAAGGCTCCAGGTTAGGGTCTTCAGATGCAGAGCATCTCTAGGTCAATCCTTAGTATAGCATTAGAGGAGTGATAGACCTTTCCTCCACAACCACAATGTCTCACCAGGTTCTGTTTTTggtcttttcttctcccttaacACGCTCtttcttggtgatttcatcagctcccatgagttcaattaccatctctatgtGGATGACTCTCAGATCTATACAATACatcctaatctctctcctgagctccagtcccATATCACCAGCCACAAGCTGGACATCTCCACCCAGATAACCGATAGGTGCTTTAATCTTAACTTGTTaaaaacagaacttattatctTCCCTGTACTTAGCAATCTTCCCCTTCTTCCACAGTCATCTGTATGTAACAGAGACAagccctgaattcagatcttccggactgtaccacactgcctctcaggCTATTTGCCTACTTATATATTTAAAGAGTGTGTGTAACCCTTCCAAAAGGGCATAAATGCCTTAAGAGCATGaactctgttttttgttttgttttgttttgtctcccAAGCACCTAGCACAAAATCTGACACATAAAAGGGTTGTTCATagatggctttaaaaaaatgaatagggagGGGACTTccaagggtggagccaagatggcagagagactCTCTGTAGCCTCCtctaaccttctctcaaaccaacagcaaattaagcctctaaactggttttggagtcacagaagccacaaatatttggagtacaacacattcccagaagaagttaccttggaagaacttcagaacagctCTGTTTCAAtcgggcagggggacagtctgctgagcccagatCATAGCACAGGGAGCCCAGGCAAGGAGCTTGAGCAGAAGCCAGAGCCTTGCAGCTTCCATGCACCTGGGAGTGgacctcttaggctactctgtgcTGATtacaagcaggtggtttggcagatttgccttt
Encoded here:
- the MASP1 gene encoding mannan-binding lectin serine protease 1 isoform X3; translation: MRAFLLCCSLYVCLLRAAANIVELNDMFGEIQSPNFPDSYPSDSEVTWNITVPEGFRIKLYFMHFDLESSYLCEYDYVKVEAEDQVLALFCGRETTDTEQAPGQQVVLSPGPFMALTFRSDFSNEERFTGFDAHYMAVDVDECTEKSDEELACDHYCHNYIGGYYCSCRIGYILHTDNRTCRVECSDNVFTQRTGVITSADFPGPYPKSSDCLYRIELEDGFAITLLFEESFDVEDHPEVSCPYDYIKIKAGQKEFGPYCGEKSPGRIDTQSNSVQILFHSDNSGENGGWRLSYTSTGNPCPGLQPPANGKLDPLQAKYTFKDQVLIICDLGYKVIKDNLEMDTFQIECLKDGTWSNKIPPCKKPENGTESEVPTEEETK